Proteins found in one Planococcus citri chromosome 2, ihPlaCitr1.1, whole genome shotgun sequence genomic segment:
- the LOC135835050 gene encoding 2-acylglycerol O-acyltransferase 2-A-like has protein sequence METDQKNWTMEYEEYGPSLQDEAKPTTFLQTVADFYEWFGCWILTAMLFCGPLVFLYACITPSLWVFAVLYLFWIVYDRETIHKGGRRLKWLRKSRFWHTRRDYFPIKLVKTAELPPDTTYLFASFPHGIWAIGASTNFCSDVNHFDEAFPGLTPHMHMQNDPLYFPITRDLLLFFGICGVSSNSILHVLNGPPGNVSVVTVGGYLEMMRSFPDTNRIVLKNRKGFVRVALKAGSSLVPVYTFGETNTYDQMSSDWYIRLQNKLHSSVRLGGLVFAKGPWKLDHIFGILPYQTPITTVVGSPIKLPKVEDPSNELVDKYHQIYIQELTALFDKFKAKYDPRGEKAELSIE, from the exons ATGGAAACCGATCAAAAAAACTGGACAATG GAGTACGAGGAGTACGGACCTTCGTTACAAGATGAAGCAAAGCCAACAACATTCCTTCAAACGGTTGCAGATTTTTACGAATGGTTTGGCTGTTGGATTTTGACAGCGATGCTCTTCTGCGGTCCACTAGTATTTTTATACGCGTGCATTACTCCATCATTATGGGTATTTGCTGTGCTGTACTTGTTTTGGATAGTTTACGATCGTGAAACCATCCACAAAGGAGGACGAAG ATTAAAATGGCTGCGTAAATCAAGATTTTGGCACACTCGACGAGACTATTTCCCAATCAAGCTGGTCAAAACCGCCGAATTGCCACCAGATACCACGTATTTATTTGCTTCATTTCCCCATGGTATCTGGGCGATCGGAGCGTCTACAAATTTCTGTAGCGATGTGAACCATTTCGACGAAGCGTTTCCTGGATTAACTCCACATATGCACATGCAGAATGATCCTTTGTATTTCCCCATCACTAGAGACctgcttttattttttg GAATTTGCGGAGTGTCATCCAACAGCATTTTGCATGTGCTAAATGGACCACCTGGAAACGTATCCGTTGTCACTGTTGGAGGCTACCTCGAAATGATGAGATCTTTTCCAGACACTAATcgaatagttttaaaaaatcgtaaagGATTTGTCAGAGTGGCCTTGAAAGCTGG TTCATCTTTGGTGCCAGTTTATACTTTCGGGGAAACCAACACTTACGATCAAATGTCATCTGACTGGTATATAAGATTGCAAAATAAACTTCACTCATCTGTCCGGCTAGGAGGATTGGTTTTCGCGAAAGGTCCTTGGAAACTTGATCATATATTTGGAATTTTACCTTATCAAACACCCATCACTACTGTCG TGGGCAGTCCgattaaattaccaaaagtgGAAGATCCTTCGAACGAATTGGTGGATAAATATCATCAAATATATATTCAAGAGTTGACTGCGttgtttgataaattcaaaGCTAAGTACGATCCTCGAGGAGAGAAAGCCGAATTGAGTATTGAATAA